In one Nocardioides luteus genomic region, the following are encoded:
- a CDS encoding DUF5063 domain-containing protein: protein MTNDLTGKDFATSIADSVESFLLSVRAIAADGDGGSAVPMLLLEVSQILLAGARLGAQQDFEPREEFQPDVGMEADVDELRMGLAEMFGDIDTYSFVFDPYSPDVVDSQISDDVASLVTDLEYGLRHYRLGDVDEALWWWQFSYVNNWGNLAGAVLNALLTVVAHDRLDSEPFTGEDEDLAAADEMLEKTAATAT from the coding sequence ATGACGAACGACTTGACCGGCAAGGACTTCGCCACCAGCATCGCCGACTCGGTGGAGAGCTTTCTGCTCTCGGTGCGCGCGATCGCTGCAGACGGCGACGGCGGCAGCGCTGTCCCGATGCTGCTGCTGGAAGTGAGCCAGATCCTGCTGGCGGGCGCACGACTGGGCGCCCAGCAGGACTTCGAGCCACGGGAGGAGTTCCAGCCCGACGTCGGCATGGAGGCCGACGTCGACGAGCTCCGGATGGGGCTGGCCGAGATGTTCGGCGACATCGACACCTACAGCTTCGTCTTCGATCCTTACAGCCCGGACGTGGTCGACAGCCAGATCTCCGACGACGTCGCCAGCCTGGTGACCGACCTGGAGTACGGCCTGCGGCACTACCGTCTCGGCGACGTGGACGAGGCGCTGTGGTGGTGGCAGTTCAGCTACGTCAACAACTGGGGCAACCTGGCCGGCGCGGTGCTCAACGCGTTGCTCACGGTGGTCGCTCACGACCGCCTCGACTCCGAGCCGTTCACCGGTGAGGACGAGGACCTGGCGGCCGCTGATGAGATGCTGGAGAAGACGGCCGCGACGGCCACGTAG
- a CDS encoding ACT domain-containing protein: MEVEKVSYGADANGDTPEIVGVAHDRGEAKITVAGVTDEPGEAARIFDTLADNGINIDMIVQNVSAEETRRTDISFTLPRADVKKARAALGDIQAEVGFADPVTDEQIGKLSIVGAGMRTHPGITAKFFAALAAEGVLIRMVSTSEIRVSVLVSADDLDRAVRATHRAFGLDSDGEAIVYGGTGR, from the coding sequence GTGGAGGTCGAGAAGGTCTCCTACGGCGCCGACGCCAATGGCGACACCCCCGAGATCGTCGGCGTCGCCCACGACCGTGGCGAAGCCAAGATCACCGTCGCCGGCGTCACCGACGAGCCCGGCGAGGCGGCCCGCATCTTCGACACCCTCGCCGACAACGGCATCAACATCGACATGATCGTGCAGAACGTGTCGGCCGAGGAGACGCGGCGTACGGACATCTCGTTCACGCTGCCGCGCGCGGACGTGAAGAAGGCGCGTGCCGCGCTCGGCGACATCCAGGCCGAGGTCGGCTTCGCCGACCCGGTCACCGACGAGCAGATCGGCAAGCTCTCGATCGTGGGTGCCGGGATGCGTACGCATCCGGGGATCACCGCGAAGTTCTTCGCCGCGCTCGCCGCCGAGGGAGTCCTGATCAGGATGGTCTCGACCTCGGAGATCCGCGTCTCGGTGCTCGTCAGCGCCGACGACCTCGACCGCGCAGTGCGCGCCACACACAGAGCATTCGGCCTCGACAGCGACGGAGAGGCCATCGTCTACGGAGGGACCGGCCGATGA
- a CDS encoding aspartate-semialdehyde dehydrogenase: MSINLGIVGATGQVGVAVRQILLERNFPLGEVRFFASARSAGKTIEFGERSIVVEDAATADPSGLDIAIFSAGGATSKALAPKFAEAGVIVIDNSSAWRKDPEIPLVVSEVNPSAMAGVIEARRGIIANPNCTTMAAMPVLKALHDEAGLERLVVSTYQAVSGSGVAGVEELVRGIAAAGDKASELAYDGSAIAFPEPDKYVETIAYNVLPYAGSLVEDGLNETDEEQKLRNESRKILSLPDLRVSGICVRVPVVTGHSLAVNAEFSSPLTPERATEILANAPGVELRDVPTPLYAAGKDPSYVGRIRQDEGVPDNRGLALFISNDNLRKGAALNTVQLAELVAAAL; this comes from the coding sequence ATGAGCATCAACCTGGGAATCGTGGGAGCCACCGGGCAGGTGGGCGTCGCCGTACGCCAGATCCTGCTCGAGCGGAACTTCCCGCTCGGCGAGGTCCGTTTCTTCGCCTCCGCGCGTTCGGCGGGCAAGACCATCGAGTTCGGTGAGCGTTCGATCGTCGTCGAGGACGCCGCCACCGCCGACCCGTCGGGGCTCGACATCGCGATCTTCTCGGCCGGCGGCGCCACCTCGAAGGCGCTGGCCCCGAAGTTCGCCGAAGCCGGCGTGATCGTCATCGACAACTCCTCGGCCTGGCGCAAGGACCCGGAGATCCCGCTGGTCGTCTCCGAGGTCAACCCGTCCGCGATGGCCGGGGTGATCGAGGCTCGTCGGGGCATCATCGCCAACCCGAACTGCACCACGATGGCCGCGATGCCGGTGCTCAAGGCGCTCCACGACGAGGCCGGCCTCGAGCGCCTCGTCGTCTCCACCTACCAGGCGGTCTCCGGCTCCGGCGTCGCCGGTGTCGAGGAGCTCGTCCGCGGCATCGCTGCGGCGGGCGACAAGGCGAGCGAGCTGGCCTACGACGGCTCCGCGATCGCCTTCCCCGAGCCGGACAAGTACGTCGAGACGATCGCCTACAACGTCCTTCCCTACGCCGGGTCGCTGGTCGAGGACGGCCTCAACGAGACCGACGAGGAGCAGAAGCTCCGCAACGAGTCCCGCAAGATCCTCTCCCTGCCCGACCTGCGGGTCTCCGGCATCTGCGTCCGCGTCCCGGTCGTCACGGGCCACTCGCTCGCGGTCAACGCCGAGTTCTCCTCGCCGCTGACCCCCGAGCGTGCCACCGAGATCCTCGCGAACGCCCCGGGCGTCGAGCTCCGCGACGTACCCACGCCTCTCTACGCCGCCGGCAAGGACCCGTCCTACGTCGGCCGGATCCGCCAGGACGAGGGTGTCCCGGACAACCGCGGCCTCGCGCTGTTCATCTCCAACGACAACCTCCGCAAGGGCGCCGCGCTCAACACGGTCCAGCTCGCCGAGCTGGTCGCCGCCGCCCTCTGA
- a CDS encoding S8/S53 family peptidase, with translation MRGPVTLVRGGITLAAVVGGLALLGSPSPAYAAEERPFCSAYATNTGGGTPQKPETRTAPVPEKAAPFAIMRIAQAQQVSKQGQGIRVAVVDSGYSRSAQDYRGTVAAGLISQIAPKAKLSDHPVLKVGQEKSTIDAKQMVAQLNSLAKGNAKGLIVDIGLPATQGASGLQTAVDTLIKKGAIVVMAADWSGIATDTDRDVGPKVFPNANDSVVTVSASGTWASDPTDSTVLPNSNTDVAAPTYGAPSKTLFGHPCWVDTISTSFASAEVSAVLALIWSTNPGWSSSQVIDRLYSTTSGREGQGGRYWGAGVVNAYDALMRPAVKEAAEPPEVEQAPMAREKVDPLASVRDNAVWWGIGGGGALGLGLVLRPLFSRRKGSM, from the coding sequence GTGCGTGGCCCAGTGACACTGGTCCGTGGCGGTATCACGCTCGCCGCCGTCGTCGGCGGGCTGGCCCTGCTCGGCAGCCCGAGCCCCGCGTACGCAGCGGAGGAGCGGCCGTTTTGCTCGGCCTACGCCACGAACACCGGTGGTGGCACACCCCAGAAGCCAGAGACGCGGACGGCGCCGGTGCCGGAGAAGGCGGCTCCGTTCGCGATCATGCGGATCGCCCAGGCGCAGCAGGTGAGCAAGCAGGGCCAGGGGATCCGTGTCGCGGTGGTCGACTCCGGCTACAGCCGCAGCGCGCAGGACTATCGCGGCACCGTCGCAGCAGGTCTGATCTCCCAGATCGCGCCGAAGGCGAAGCTCAGCGACCACCCGGTCCTCAAGGTCGGCCAGGAGAAGTCGACGATCGACGCCAAGCAGATGGTCGCTCAGCTCAACTCCTTGGCCAAGGGCAACGCCAAGGGTCTGATCGTCGACATCGGTCTGCCTGCGACGCAGGGGGCGTCGGGTCTCCAGACGGCGGTCGACACGCTCATCAAGAAGGGGGCCATCGTGGTGATGGCCGCGGACTGGTCCGGCATCGCCACCGATACGGACCGGGACGTCGGCCCCAAGGTCTTTCCGAACGCCAACGACTCGGTGGTGACGGTCAGCGCCTCCGGCACCTGGGCCTCGGATCCCACCGATTCCACGGTGCTGCCCAACTCCAACACGGACGTCGCCGCTCCGACTTACGGGGCGCCGTCTAAGACCCTCTTCGGCCACCCGTGCTGGGTCGACACGATCTCCACCTCCTTCGCCTCCGCCGAGGTCTCGGCGGTCCTTGCGCTGATCTGGTCGACCAACCCAGGCTGGAGCTCCAGCCAGGTCATCGACCGCCTCTACAGCACCACCTCGGGCCGTGAGGGCCAGGGCGGCAGATACTGGGGCGCCGGAGTCGTGAACGCCTACGACGCGCTCATGAGGCCGGCCGTCAAGGAAGCCGCCGAGCCCCCGGAGGTCGAGCAGGCCCCGATGGCCCGCGAGAAGGTCGACCCGCTGGCCTCTGTCCGTGACAACGCGGTCTGGTGGGGCATCGGCGGTGGCGGCGCGCTCGGGCTCGGGCTGGTCCTGCGGCCGCTGTTCTCACGTCGCAAGGGCTCGATGTAG
- a CDS encoding iron-sulfur cluster-binding protein yields MSNDPADKLAAPSFGFKKKRGGTKPTSTKPEKAPAEKTQVLETAPPVVAPEPPAEKSAAKPAPKPAKKPAPKPAPKQKAEKPAKPAKEPKAPKAPREPKAPRQPMDAIQRRINLGTPSGLSAAVMIGAIVGAVMALAVWFSGMVSQWTRGTSSLGDTGAVVLIAVFVLAVLVGGYLLRLASARSPFTISFLGSALVAVLSMLFLTEVFNHAWGVIIVVILTAAAYALAYWVTTNYID; encoded by the coding sequence ATGAGCAACGACCCCGCCGACAAGCTCGCCGCGCCGTCGTTCGGCTTCAAGAAGAAGCGCGGGGGCACGAAGCCGACAAGCACCAAGCCGGAGAAGGCTCCCGCCGAGAAGACTCAGGTGCTGGAGACGGCGCCACCCGTCGTCGCTCCCGAGCCGCCTGCGGAGAAGTCCGCGGCGAAGCCTGCACCGAAACCTGCGAAGAAGCCTGCGCCGAAGCCTGCGCCCAAGCAGAAGGCCGAGAAGCCGGCCAAGCCCGCGAAGGAGCCGAAGGCACCCAAGGCTCCGCGAGAGCCGAAGGCCCCGAGGCAGCCGATGGACGCGATCCAGCGGCGCATCAACCTCGGCACCCCGTCGGGCTTGTCCGCGGCGGTCATGATCGGCGCCATCGTCGGCGCGGTCATGGCTCTGGCCGTCTGGTTCAGCGGCATGGTGAGCCAGTGGACGCGTGGCACCTCGTCGCTCGGCGACACCGGCGCGGTCGTCCTCATCGCCGTCTTCGTGCTCGCGGTCCTCGTCGGCGGCTACCTCCTCCGCCTGGCCAGCGCCCGCTCCCCCTTCACGATCAGCTTCCTCGGCTCGGCCCTTGTCGCCGTACTCTCGATGCTGTTCCTCACCGAGGTCTTCAACCACGCCTGGGGCGTGATCATCGTGGTGATCCTCACCGCCGCCGCGTATGCCCTCGCCTACTGGGTGACGACCAACTACATCGACTGA
- a CDS encoding type VII secretion protein EccB, which translates to MASKKDLVEAHAFSRRRLVSAFLSGAPGGREVEPARPGRSVFGGVVLAVLLIAGGAVAHFLAPRPATGWADQPGLIVTKGGARYVVTGPDNAKELYPVANLASAQLILGLDLEKKSKVIDQEEIDKEFPKQTIGLSGPKVPEELPLKSDFINTGWTACTADGAGTYLNISEKPDVKAAANTGFMVQTEAGTYLIAESENLDGYTQAYSYKVEGDAETYADRVFDDPVSTPTVPQSWVNLFPTGGALTGASFGSAFTKAGQTVEGEEYPIGTRGHYLAKDYLMTETGWVRLEDFAGEVYDVAFGGKANLQSLDSQPNIDGERLEESTFWPRSTLEPGTGGVCAKLETEDKTTVRLGVEPGSRAWPDEPPAADNLTTAKVDAGRGAFVYAANDEDVQKQSATPYLIDARGTVNTLDGPLTVARLGLTTDSGPIVPGTWLGLLPGGAALSTELALCPPNTDEVQESKCVAQ; encoded by the coding sequence ATGGCCAGCAAGAAGGACCTCGTAGAGGCGCATGCCTTCAGCCGCCGCCGGCTCGTCTCCGCGTTCCTCTCCGGTGCCCCCGGCGGGCGTGAGGTGGAGCCGGCCCGGCCGGGCCGCTCGGTCTTCGGTGGCGTCGTGCTCGCGGTGCTGCTCATCGCCGGCGGTGCTGTCGCCCACTTCCTCGCTCCCCGGCCCGCGACGGGCTGGGCAGACCAGCCCGGCCTGATCGTGACCAAGGGCGGGGCGCGGTACGTCGTCACCGGCCCCGACAACGCCAAGGAGCTGTACCCGGTCGCCAACCTGGCCAGCGCTCAGCTCATCCTCGGTCTCGACCTGGAGAAGAAGTCCAAGGTCATCGACCAGGAGGAGATCGACAAGGAGTTCCCGAAGCAGACGATCGGCCTCTCCGGCCCCAAGGTGCCGGAGGAGCTGCCGCTGAAGTCCGACTTCATCAACACCGGCTGGACCGCATGCACGGCCGACGGGGCGGGGACGTACCTGAACATCTCCGAGAAGCCGGACGTGAAGGCGGCCGCCAACACCGGCTTCATGGTGCAGACCGAAGCGGGCACCTATCTCATCGCGGAGAGCGAGAACCTGGACGGCTACACGCAGGCCTACAGCTACAAGGTCGAAGGTGACGCGGAAACGTACGCCGACCGCGTCTTCGACGACCCGGTCTCGACTCCCACGGTGCCTCAATCCTGGGTCAACCTCTTCCCCACGGGCGGGGCGCTGACCGGCGCGTCCTTCGGCAGCGCTTTCACCAAGGCGGGTCAAACGGTCGAGGGTGAGGAGTACCCGATCGGTACGAGGGGCCACTACCTGGCCAAGGACTATCTCATGACGGAGACCGGTTGGGTGCGGCTCGAGGACTTCGCCGGCGAGGTCTACGACGTCGCCTTTGGTGGCAAGGCCAACCTGCAGTCCTTGGACTCGCAGCCGAACATCGATGGCGAGCGTCTGGAGGAGTCCACCTTCTGGCCGAGGTCGACGCTCGAGCCCGGCACCGGAGGCGTGTGCGCCAAGCTCGAGACCGAGGACAAGACGACGGTTCGTCTGGGTGTCGAGCCGGGGAGCCGAGCGTGGCCGGACGAGCCGCCGGCGGCCGACAACCTCACCACAGCCAAGGTCGACGCCGGCCGAGGAGCCTTCGTGTACGCCGCCAATGACGAGGACGTCCAGAAGCAGAGTGCCACGCCTTATCTGATCGACGCTCGAGGCACCGTCAACACGCTGGACGGTCCGCTCACGGTCGCGCGGCTCGGCCTGACGACCGACTCGGGCCCGATTGTTCCCGGAACCTGGCTGGGGCTGCTCCCCGGCGGTGCTGCCCTGTCGACCGAGCTGGCGCTGTGCCCGCCCAACACGGATGAGGTGCAGGAGAGCAAGTGCGTGGCCCAGTGA
- a CDS encoding DUF4328 domain-containing protein, with protein sequence MDHHDDTLSMLPHQPVPQHLPAVPRGLAKVVIVLAVALTVFQLVTYAIHSVPSPARWAWDVLTLISLAAIGTVIAVYLVGTLWLLRSYDFAKLVDPTFPMRRSRSWTWLGWWVPIVSLWFPFQIVDDVRRATAKGETRPSPALWWAAWLIANWAPQIPMRDDGGLLVTSRDAVSVVAMVVACVTWISIVRGITRDQDAARG encoded by the coding sequence ATGGACCATCACGACGACACGCTGTCGATGTTGCCGCACCAGCCCGTTCCCCAGCACCTGCCGGCTGTCCCGCGTGGTCTGGCGAAGGTCGTGATCGTCCTGGCCGTCGCCCTCACGGTGTTTCAGCTGGTCACCTACGCGATCCACTCGGTTCCTTCCCCTGCGCGGTGGGCTTGGGACGTACTCACGCTGATCTCGTTGGCTGCAATCGGGACCGTCATCGCCGTCTACCTGGTGGGCACCCTGTGGCTCCTGCGAAGCTACGACTTCGCGAAGCTGGTCGATCCGACGTTCCCCATGCGGCGCAGCCGATCATGGACGTGGCTCGGGTGGTGGGTTCCGATCGTGTCGCTCTGGTTTCCCTTCCAGATCGTCGACGACGTACGCCGCGCGACCGCGAAGGGCGAGACCCGTCCGAGTCCGGCCCTCTGGTGGGCAGCCTGGTTGATCGCCAACTGGGCGCCGCAGATCCCGATGAGAGACGACGGCGGGCTGCTGGTCACCAGCCGCGACGCGGTCTCCGTCGTCGCGATGGTGGTCGCGTGTGTCACGTGGATCTCGATCGTCCGCGGGATCACCCGCGACCAGGACGCCGCTCGCGGGTGA
- a CDS encoding YbaB/EbfC family nucleoid-associated protein translates to MTNPLEGLGGEGGFDLNAIMQQAQALQSQIVDAQEKLAETIVDGTVAGGAVTVKLTGTGELVGVEIKQGEFDGSSPDDLEDLGAVIVAAYREAKGKADALAGEAMGPLAGGLGGGMGAPGGNEPPFKLGF, encoded by the coding sequence ATGACGAACCCACTCGAAGGCCTCGGCGGCGAGGGCGGCTTCGACCTCAACGCGATCATGCAGCAGGCGCAGGCGCTGCAGAGCCAGATCGTCGACGCCCAGGAGAAGCTCGCCGAGACGATCGTCGACGGCACCGTCGCCGGCGGTGCGGTGACCGTCAAGCTCACCGGCACCGGCGAGCTGGTCGGCGTGGAGATCAAGCAGGGCGAGTTCGACGGCAGCAGCCCCGACGACCTCGAGGACCTCGGTGCCGTGATCGTCGCCGCCTACCGCGAGGCGAAGGGCAAGGCAGACGCCCTCGCCGGCGAGGCGATGGGCCCGCTCGCGGGCGGCCTCGGCGGCGGTATGGGTGCCCCCGGCGGCAACGAGCCGCCGTTCAAGCTCGGCTTCTAG
- a CDS encoding DNA polymerase III subunit gamma and tau, whose translation MDAPLALYRRYRPETFAEVIGQDHVTGPLRNALAGNRVNHAYLFSGPRGCGKTTSARILARALNCEKAPIADPCGECDSCRDLARGGPGSIDVIEIDAASHGGVDDARDLREKAFFAPVKSRYKVYIIDEAHMVSTQGFNALLKLVEEPPEHLRFIFATTEPEKVIPTIRSRTHHYPFRLFPPKLVSDYIATLCEKEGINVEPAALPLVARAGAGSMRDSLSVMDQLLGGAGPEGVTYELAAGLLGYTPDALLDEVVDAFAAHDGAAVFGVIDKIIETGQDPRRFTEDLLRRLRDLVIVKAVPDAPATGLIDVSEDGGERLVAQAGRFGPHDLSRAADAVATGLTEMRGATAPRLLLELICARVLLPAADGADGLAARLDRLERRIEISGTPTVTAAPVAPAPAQDRPVLKPSVGAPGHETVAPPPEPVQTYAPKPEPAPDPTPEPAREPAPAAEMPPQQQAPTAPPAPEPPSQPQAPAQPGGMGNVDIRRLWDDVIAQTKGLRRATWSLVGQNAQVIDFRDGVLTLGFASPGLRDRFATGGHEPILGQALVNVIGIQPKIEAIVAGGGQSAPQRQAPPQPQPSQPQEPTQPQQPPEASWNEQAPPPDWAAEPPPPDQPPAPPEPPATQPADPGAIALAREAIRPTRAADYEPPVDDTAARLAEADAAVNPDDQAYDGPAAMGAEALLAQELGATMIEEIPHN comes from the coding sequence GTGGACGCACCGCTAGCTCTCTACCGCCGCTACCGGCCGGAGACGTTTGCCGAGGTCATCGGTCAAGATCACGTCACCGGCCCGCTGCGCAATGCGCTGGCGGGCAACCGGGTCAACCATGCGTACCTCTTCTCCGGCCCACGCGGCTGCGGAAAGACGACCTCGGCGCGGATCCTGGCGCGTGCGCTGAACTGCGAGAAGGCGCCGATCGCGGACCCGTGCGGGGAGTGCGACTCGTGCCGCGACCTGGCGCGCGGCGGTCCGGGCAGCATCGACGTGATCGAGATCGACGCGGCGTCCCACGGCGGTGTCGACGATGCCCGTGACCTGCGGGAGAAGGCGTTCTTCGCGCCGGTGAAGAGCCGCTACAAGGTCTACATCATCGATGAGGCCCACATGGTCTCGACGCAGGGCTTCAACGCGTTGCTCAAGCTCGTCGAGGAGCCGCCGGAGCACCTGCGGTTCATCTTCGCGACGACGGAGCCGGAGAAGGTCATCCCGACGATCCGGTCGCGCACCCACCACTATCCGTTCCGTCTCTTCCCGCCGAAGCTGGTCTCCGACTACATCGCGACGCTGTGCGAGAAGGAGGGCATCAACGTCGAGCCGGCCGCGCTGCCGCTGGTCGCCCGCGCAGGTGCCGGGTCGATGCGCGACAGCCTCTCGGTGATGGACCAGCTGCTCGGTGGCGCCGGCCCTGAGGGCGTGACCTACGAGCTGGCCGCCGGGCTACTCGGCTACACCCCGGACGCGCTGCTCGACGAGGTCGTCGATGCCTTCGCGGCTCACGACGGTGCCGCGGTCTTCGGGGTGATCGACAAGATCATCGAGACCGGCCAGGACCCGCGGCGGTTCACCGAGGACCTGCTCCGGAGGCTGCGTGACCTGGTGATCGTCAAGGCGGTCCCGGATGCGCCCGCGACCGGCCTCATCGACGTCTCCGAGGACGGTGGCGAGCGGCTGGTCGCCCAGGCCGGTCGCTTCGGACCCCACGACCTCTCCCGGGCGGCCGACGCGGTCGCGACCGGTCTGACCGAGATGCGCGGCGCCACGGCTCCCCGACTTCTGCTCGAGCTGATCTGTGCCCGGGTCCTGCTGCCCGCGGCCGATGGTGCCGACGGCCTCGCCGCGCGCCTGGACCGTCTCGAGCGGAGGATCGAGATCAGCGGTACGCCGACGGTGACCGCTGCTCCGGTGGCTCCCGCCCCGGCCCAGGACCGGCCGGTGCTCAAGCCGTCCGTCGGTGCGCCGGGACACGAGACGGTCGCGCCGCCGCCCGAGCCCGTCCAGACGTACGCCCCGAAGCCCGAGCCCGCCCCCGACCCGACGCCCGAGCCCGCGCGCGAGCCCGCCCCGGCCGCCGAGATGCCTCCGCAGCAGCAGGCTCCGACGGCACCGCCCGCACCGGAGCCGCCGAGCCAGCCCCAGGCGCCGGCACAGCCGGGTGGCATGGGAAACGTGGACATCCGCCGCCTGTGGGACGACGTGATCGCCCAGACCAAGGGCCTGCGCCGGGCGACCTGGTCCCTGGTGGGTCAGAACGCGCAGGTGATCGACTTCCGCGACGGCGTGCTCACCCTCGGGTTCGCCTCGCCGGGGCTGCGTGACCGGTTCGCGACCGGCGGGCACGAGCCGATCCTCGGGCAGGCGCTGGTCAACGTGATCGGCATCCAGCCGAAGATCGAGGCGATCGTCGCCGGCGGTGGCCAGAGCGCCCCGCAGCGGCAGGCCCCGCCGCAGCCTCAGCCGAGCCAGCCGCAGGAGCCCACCCAGCCGCAGCAGCCGCCGGAGGCGTCCTGGAACGAGCAGGCCCCGCCGCCCGACTGGGCCGCCGAGCCGCCCCCGCCCGACCAGCCGCCCGCTCCGCCGGAGCCGCCTGCGACACAGCCGGCCGATCCCGGAGCGATCGCGCTGGCGCGCGAGGCGATCCGGCCGACGCGCGCGGCCGACTACGAGCCCCCGGTCGACGACACCGCGGCCCGTCTGGCCGAGGCTGACGCCGCGGTGAACCCCGACGACCAGGCCTACGACGGTCCGGCCGCGATGGGTGCCGAGGCGCTGCTCGCTCAGGAGCTGGGTGCAACCATGATCGAAGAGATTCCACACAACTAG
- a CDS encoding nitroreductase/quinone reductase family protein: MSFDTRNGTRGARQPTANPLLKLGNKLMMRRARKSDSTTAGMRLLVLTTIGKKSGEPRSSPLAWFPGDDGSWLIVASAGGAAKNPAWYYNLAANPDRVTIELGGETIPVVAEQLHGEERAQAWATIVASAANFGSYEKKTDREIPVIRLTRA, translated from the coding sequence ATGAGCTTCGACACTCGCAACGGCACCCGCGGCGCCAGGCAGCCCACCGCCAACCCCCTCCTGAAGCTGGGCAACAAGCTGATGATGCGCCGGGCCCGCAAGAGCGACTCCACGACGGCCGGGATGCGCCTGCTCGTGCTCACGACGATCGGCAAGAAGAGCGGCGAACCCCGTTCGTCGCCGCTGGCCTGGTTCCCCGGCGATGACGGCTCCTGGCTGATCGTCGCCTCCGCCGGCGGCGCGGCGAAGAACCCAGCGTGGTACTACAACCTCGCGGCCAACCCCGACCGCGTCACGATCGAGCTGGGCGGCGAGACCATCCCGGTGGTCGCCGAGCAGCTCCACGGTGAGGAGCGGGCGCAGGCCTGGGCGACGATCGTCGCGTCGGCTGCCAACTTCGGGAGCTACGAGAAGAAGACCGATCGCGAGATCCCGGTCATCCGTCTGACCCGCGCCTGA
- the recR gene encoding recombination mediator RecR, giving the protein MYEGVVQDLIDELGRLPGVGPKSAQRIAFHLLQADPADVHRLASILNEVKAKVKFCSVCFNVSEEETCRICRDPRREQSVLCVVEEYKDVVAIERTREFRGRYHVLGGAISPIDGIGPDQLRIRELVQRLNDPGITEVILATDPNLEGEATATYLTRQLSPLGLKVTRLASGLPVGGDLEYADEVTLGRAFAGRRAAE; this is encoded by the coding sequence TTGTACGAGGGTGTGGTCCAAGACCTCATCGACGAGCTGGGACGGCTCCCGGGCGTAGGCCCGAAGAGTGCCCAGCGGATCGCTTTCCATCTGCTCCAGGCTGATCCCGCCGACGTACATCGGCTGGCCTCGATCCTCAACGAGGTCAAGGCGAAGGTGAAGTTCTGCTCGGTCTGCTTCAACGTCTCCGAGGAGGAGACGTGCCGGATCTGTCGCGATCCGCGTCGCGAGCAGTCGGTGCTGTGCGTGGTCGAGGAATACAAGGACGTCGTCGCGATCGAGCGCACCCGTGAGTTCCGCGGGCGCTACCACGTGCTCGGTGGGGCGATCAGCCCGATCGACGGGATCGGTCCCGACCAGCTCCGGATCCGTGAGCTCGTCCAGCGGCTCAACGACCCCGGGATCACCGAGGTGATCCTCGCCACGGACCCCAACCTCGAGGGCGAGGCGACGGCGACCTACCTGACCCGTCAGCTGAGCCCGCTCGGGCTGAAGGTCACCCGTCTGGCCAGCGGTCTTCCGGTGGGCGGCGACCTGGAGTACGCCGACGAGGTCACTCTCGGGCGCGCGTTCGCCGGTCGCCGCGCGGCTGAGTAG